The Nitrososphaerales archaeon DNA window TCGAGTCAATTATTATTTCTACCTGTAAAACATGGCAGCGTAATCGAATCAGTGGGTCTTGGTTTGGTTCTTTCTATCTTGCTTGCTGAGGCATTAAGTATAGCAGTAGGCGCTAGAGCGGGCTATGGAATGCTTGGCCTTGCAGCTGGTATATCGATATCGACAGTGCCGATAGCCTCACTAGCTATAATAGACAATGTCTACGCAACAATGGCACTGTATACGGTTGCCGTGTTTATCGCATCGGCAACAATAAGTAGCGCCAAAAACCTGAGCTATCTGTCATCAGTAGCTGTTGCATTGTCAATCTTGTTAGTATCAATAGCATTATTTTTGGCAGGATTTGGTGCCATGATAGCGATACCGATTGCGATAACAATAGCATTAATAGTACTGGCTAGACAGGGGGTGTTTTGAGATCGTCATAAGTAGAACTAGATAAGAGCCTTTACGGTATCTATATCCGTGATTGCGATATCTGTAAGCCGTGTTACTGCTCTGCTATATGACTCTATAAACACCAATGCCTTGTTCTGCCATTCCACATTCCATCGATTCCAAGCAGGGCTGTTAGTTTCCTGCTCGTCCTCCTCTAACCTTACTACATCAACCCATGAATCTACAAGCTTCAGGATATCTGGAACAAGCTCAGGATCCAATTTGGCTGATTCGTTTACAACTGAAAGCCTCCATTCGGATAATTCTTCCCCCTGAAAGGGCATGGGTCCAGATATCATATGTATTAGTCGCACGCTATTCTCAATCCTTGCTAACGAACCGTTAGGATCCTTAAGTGCGACCTGCAAAGCATGAACACGTTTCTGCAAAGATTCATTATCTGCACGCATTTGGGTAAATGAAGAACGTAGTTTTTCATTATCTTCCATAAGCAATGAAACTCGCATATTGGATTTGGCAAGTTCATCCTTCAATGAATCCAGTTCTCCTCTTATTGCTGCAGCGTTAATACTTTCAACATCACTTAATGTATTGTAAAAAGTTAGAAACCCTCCGATATATCCTATAGCTATACCAATAGATACGATTCCGATTATCATAGGTTTAGAACTCATGTGAACCGAAACTTTGTTGAGAGTATTTAACTTTTCTTGACATAATGCCGTATTAGAACATTGTCTTGATGTGAACCAACGATGAAGATCTCTTCATCTTTTACATCTATTGCAACTCCTCTATTGATCTCATCAGTGATTATGCTCCATGCCATATTGCCGTCACGATCATACGTCTGTAGAACAGTGCTGGTGCTGTTTAGCTTATAATCAGTAGAAGTTAGGCCCACCACATACAATTTATTCCTGTAAACCTTGCTTGCGAAACCCCAATTCAGAGTTGAGTTTGTGCCCCACGTTCTCTCCCATAACAAACTGCCGTCCACATCATATTTCAGGAGCAGCAGGTCAGCGACTCCGCGCATGTTGTTGTTACTTATGATAACGTTACCTTGTATACCAGTCACATAGATAGCACTGCCATATAGATCGATGTCGCGTACCCCTTCTGCCCAATACGACTCTTTAGTAACATTCCATAGCAACTTTCCTTCAAGGTCACGCTTCTGCAAAATGATCTGTAATTGATTCACAGGCTGACCAGCCAAGTACATGTTTTTACCATAAACTTCAATGAAATCGAACACGATGTTATCTTCAAACTTATATGTGTTGAAAACCTCCCCGCTTATCTTATCATACTTGATCATCCAGTTCCCAAGTGCTATATATACGTACTTTGCGTCCACATCTAACGACGGTAACCCTTTGGTCCTCACCGATGCGTACTTCGCCCACAAAAGCTCGCCATCGCTACTGTACTTCAATACAAAGAGTAACTGATCTGCCTTTCCTGTAAGGTATATAGCATGCCCACGAACATGCATGTCAGACACAACTTCGTTATTACCGTTATCGAATTCTTTGGTCCATAACAGTCTCTTACTAGCGTCGTATTTGAGTAACATGATATTGCTATTCTCCTCATTATATACAGTAGCAGAGGAATAGATGTTATTAGCATGGTCAACTTTTATAGCTATGGGTATGAGCTCATTTTGAAAATCCCATGTCTCACTCCACTCGAGCCCTATCGGGACAATCTGCGCGCCAATCGGGATAACACTAATAATTAAAAAGAATGTTAAAAGGAATCGAAGCACATGAGGCATTGACTGCGTGTAAATAAATCTCTTTCCTAAACACTTACAAACTCCTTGTATATGTTAAGAGCGTCATTCTCGTCCTTTGCCCCAACTATTACAACAGCACCGCTCTTTAACAAACTTACAGAGATCCGTCCATTTTGAAGTGTTGCACCCATTACTCCCTTGCTTTCTATGTTGAATCCCCTTGTCGCAGCTTTTACCAACACATTATTCATATCAAGATCCAATACATCTGCAGGTGTTATGGAATACGTGCGTTTCCCACGCTCCCTTCCGCATAGTTCTTCAATGAGGATCTTATCAGTAACAGTTTGCGTTTCGTGCTTTCCATTGCCACATGAAACACATCCTTCGTTTCTCCTTATGTCGATTATATTAAAGGTAAGATCTGC harbors:
- a CDS encoding winged helix-turn-helix transcriptional regulator; its protein translation is MTVSREENPRQKLLEVIADKGPITIKDLRQITGMSVGSLYHHLSKLEQYITQDEQKRYLLSPQGKEFFQSQSILQVQNIPLYSSFIMPALRNKYSSMVTIIAVLQLYVLLYTNSSQLLFLPVKHGSVIESVGLGLVLSILLAEALSIAVGARAGYGMLGLAAGISISTVPIASLAIIDNVYATMALYTVAVFIASATISSAKNLSYLSSVAVALSILLVSIALFLAGFGAMIAIPIAITIALIVLARQGVF